ATGTATGCTGCGTATTTCATCTGGGTTTATTCTGGAGAGAAGGTCGCGGACTGCATCAACTTTTGGAATCCTTCCACTGATACAGTTTTTCAGTCTTTTTGACATGCTTTCAGGGTCTGAAAAAATGGTATGGAAGCTCTCATACTGCAGCATCAGAAAAAGCAGTACCGGCATGACAATGTTGAACAATGGAATAGATTTTCTTTTGTCCGTTAAACACTTGATTTTTTGTGGGATTTTATATTGAAAATGGATATCCCCTGTTTTTCCTGAAATTCACAGGCAAAACCAGGGATTATATTTTTAAAAGCGAAATCTCTGTCTTTAAGCCAAGGATTACTTTCTGAGAAAGACCGAATATACTGTTTTTCTCAGATTCGCAGGCATCAGGATTACAATTCCACGGGCTATGACAGATGTCAGAAATTCCAGTAAATTAATGTATCCGCTATTTAACATGATTTTCCGAAACTCTGCCATATCTTTCAAGTATGAAACTCCTCCGCGCCTCGCATACATGCCATTACCGACTCTCATGTACACTAGCACTTCAGATAGATTATATCCCTTCATCCCGCCTGAGAGCATACGGAGCCATAGATAGTAATCCTCAAATCCATGAAAATCCATATAACTTCCAGCTTTTATAACATCACTTTTTTTAAACATCACTGCCGGATGATTGAAAGGATTCCTTTTTTTTGCATATACCGCTATCTTTTCTGATGATTCCGGAACATATCTGACAGTACCTG
The Roseburia rectibacter DNA segment above includes these coding regions:
- a CDS encoding glycosyltransferase produces the protein MIEQNYSVLMSVYRKEKAEYLQKSIDSMLSQTVPPQDFVIVCDGLLGDELNQVLQKKKQEYPECFQIVQLPENRGLGEALKEGLVYCKNELVARMDSDDISVPERCEWQLKAFAQNNVSIISGAVQEFMDDTAQAGTVRYVPESSEKIAVYAKKRNPFNHPAVMFKKSDVIKAGSYMDFHGFEDYYLWLRMLSGGMKGYNLSEVLVYMRVGNGMYARRGGVSYLKDMAEFRKIMLNSGYINLLEFLTSVIARGIVILMPANLRKTVYSVFLRK